The Pyxidicoccus sp. MSG2 DNA segment CGGGGCACGTGGGAGTGGGACCTGGACCGCATCGAGAAGGCGGAAGTCACGGAGAACGTGATCGAGCTGATGCTGGCAACCATCCACCACCTCCCGGAGCGCACCCAGCGCCTCCTGAAGGTGGCGGCCTGCATGCGGGGCCCGGTGGACCTGTGGCTGCTTGCCGCGGTGGTGGGCGCGCCCGTCGAGGACACGGCCGCGGACCTCTGGAGCGCCATCCGCGAGGGCCTCCTCGTCCCGGTGGGGGACGTCCCCCGCTTCCACCCCACGCATGAAGACACTTCCGTCCCGGTGGCGGCCCGGCACGCGAACTACCGCTTCGTGCATGGCCGCGTGCAGCAGGCCGCATACTCGCTGCTGGCGGAGGACGAGCGCAGGCGGCTGCACCGGGACCTCGGACTGCAGCTCTGGGCGGAAGCCTCCGAGTCCGAAGTGGAGCAGCGGTTGTTCGAGGTGGTGGACCACCTCAACCAGGGCGCGGAGCGCGGGGCTTCCGAGGCGGAGCGGCACTGGCTCGCCGACCTCAACCTGCGCGCGGGCCGCAAGTCCCGGGATGCGTCGGCCTTCGACGCCGCGCTCGCCTGGTTCCTGCGCGCGCTGGAGCTGCTGACGCCGGAGGCGTGGCACTCCCATCGCGAGCGGATGTTCCGCCTGCACCGGGACGCGGCGGAGTGCGCGCAGCTCACGGGGGACGGCCCCCTGGCCGAGTCCCTCCTCGAGGCGGCGATGGCGCACGCGGCGACCCCCGTGGAGAAGGCGGACCTCTTCGGGCTGCGGATGAGCGCGTGCACCCTGCGGCGCGCGCACAGGGAGGCCCTCCACTGGGGAAGGCAGGGCCTGCGGCTGCTCGGCCTGGAGCTGCCGGAGGGTGACGCCACGGAGGCCTTCCAGGCGGAGTTCGCGAAGGTGGCGGAGTACCGGCGGGGCCGCTCGGACGGAGAGCTGCTCGCGGCGCCGCCCATGACGGACCCGGCGCTGCTGGCGTGCATGCAGTTGTTGATGAACGCGGGGGTGGCGGCGTGGTTCTCCGACCCGCCGCTGTTCTCCTTCATCTACACGCGCATGCTCAACCTCACGCTTGAGCACGGCAACTCGGTGTACTCGGCCTATGCCTACGTGTGCTTCGGCATCATCTTCGGAGAGGTGCGGGGCGACTTCGCGTCGGGCCACCCGTTCAGCCGTCTGGGCGTGGAGCTGAGCCGGCGCACGGCGAATCCTCGCGAGGAGTGCCGGGTCCTGTCCGCGTTCCTGTTCTACGTGCACCACTGGCGCGAGCCACTGCGCTCCGCCCTGCCGCTGTTGCGCCGGGGCGTCACCGCCGGACTGGAGAGCGGGGAGCCGCAGTTCGTCGCCTACCTGCTGGCGAGCACGGCCTTCACGCGGCTGCGCATGGGCACGGAGCTGGGCCGCGTGCGAGCGGAGGTGGAGTCCGGCCTGGCCTTCGACCGGAAGAGCGGGCAGCACGCCATGGCCGACGTGCACCTCGCGGTGCGCCAGGCGGTGCGGTGCCTCCAGGGGCGGACGCGCGAGCGCGCGGGCTTCGACGACGACGGCTTCGACGCGCGGGCCTTCGAGGACTCCGCGCGGAGAGACCCCACCATCCTCTGCCAGTACGAGGTCCTGCGCCTCCAGACGTCGTACCTGCTGGGAGACCTGGTGGGGGCGCGGAAGTGGGCGCGGGCGGCGGAGGCGCACCTGCCCTTCGTGCGCTGGCTCTTCACCGCCACCGAGCACGCCTTCTACGCGGCGCTGACGCTGGCGGCGAGCGAGGAGGACGCCCCCGCCGGGGAGCGCGAGTCGCTCGTGGCGCGGCTGGAGCAGGACCACCGGCGGCTCGGCGCGTGGGCGGAGTCCAGCCCGGGCAACTTCCGCCATCGCCACCTTCTGGTGTCCGCGGAGCTGGCGCGGGTGAAGGTGCGCCACAACGAGGCGATGACGCTCTACGACGAGGCCATCGACCTGGCGCGTGAAGAAGGCTTCCCACAGGACGAGGCGCTCGCCAACGCGCTGGCCGGCCGGCTCTACCACGCGCTGGGCCGCCGCAAGGTGGCCACGCTCTACCTGCGGGCCGCGCGGGAGGGCTTCGCCCGCTGGGGCGCGAAGGACGTGGTGGCCATGCTCCAGGAGGAGTTCCCGGACGTCCAGGCTCCGGAGATGGGCTCCTGGGATCGGCCGGTGACGCCGCCGGGCGAGGAGCCTCGCGGGGCGGCGCTGGATTTGCTGAGCATCCTGAAGGCGGCGCAGACGCTGTCGGGAGAGATGGCGCTGGAGCGGCTCCTGGAGAAGCTGATGGCGGTGTGCCTGGAGGCGGCGGGCGCGCAGCGGGGCGCGCTGGTGCTGGAGTCCCAGGGGGCGCTGGTGCTGCACGCGGTGGGGACGGTGTCGGAGCCGGTGGACCTGGTCCGCCAGCCGCTCGCGGAGGCGCGGCAGGTGCCGGACTCGCTCATCGGCCACGCGTACCGCACGGGGGACCTGGTCGTCCTCGGCGACGCCGCGCACCAGGGGCGCTTCGTGTCGGATGCCTACGTGGCGCGCGAGCGGGTGAAGTCGGCGCTGGCGGTGCCCATCCGCCGGCACGCGAGGACGGTGGGGGTGCTGTACCTGGAGAACAACCTGGCCACGCAGGCCTTCAAGCCGGACCGCGTGCAGGTGCTCCAGTTGCTGTCCTCGCAGATGGCCATCTCCCTGGAGAACAGCCTGCTCTTCGAGGAGCGGAAGCAGGCGGAGGAGTCGGTCCGCTTCCTGGCGGAGTGCAGCATGGTGCTCGCCGAATCGCTGGACTTCGAGGCGACGCTGATGCGTGTGGCCCGCCTGGCGTCGCCCGTCCTGGGGGACGGCTGTACCATCGACGTGGTGGACGAGGACGGCGGCTTGCGCCGCGTCGTCACGATGCACGCGGACCCGGCGCTGGAGGCGGTCGCCCGGGAACTGCATCGGGACTACCCGCCCGACTGGAATTCACCTCATCCGTCCACGTGGGCGATGAAGACGAAGCAGCCGCTGCTGCTCCCGGAGGTGTCCGAAAGCATCCTGACGTCGATGTGCCGGGACGCGCGGCACGCCAGCCTCATCCGCTCCCTCCGCGCCCGGACGTTGATGGCGGTGCCGCTCCTCGCCCGGGGACGGACGTTGGGGGCCATCACCTTCATCTGCGCCAGTCCGGGGCGGCGCTACAACGCCTCGGACCTGGCGCTGGCGCAGGACCTGGCGCGCCGGGCCGCCATCTCCCTGGACAACGCGCGGCTGTATCGCGAGTCCCAGCAGGCCATCCACCTGCGCGACGAGTTCCTCTCCATCGCCGCCCACGAGCTGTACACGCCCATCACCGCGCTCCAGCTCTCCGTGCAGGGGCTGTCGCGGGGCGGGGCGGCGGCGTCACCGGAGACGGTGCTGCGCACCGCCAGGACGACGCAGGCGCAGACGCGCCGGCTGGCCCACCTCGTCGACGAGCTGCTGGACGTGTCGCGCATCCAGACGGGCCGCCTCCACCTGCACCTGGAGTCGGTGGACCTCGTCGCCGTCGTGCGGGACGTGGTGGAGGGAATGAAAGACGCCTTCACGCGGGCCCAGAGTCCGCTGAGCCTCCATCTGGACAGCACGTGCGCGGGAAGGTGGGACCGCGTCCGGCTGGAGCAGGTGGTGACGAACCTCCTGTCCAATGCGCTCAAGTTCGGCGCCGGGCGGCCCATCGAGGTTCGGCTGGAGGAGGAGGACGGCCGCGCCTGGCTGGAGGTGGTGGACCAGGGCATCGGCATTCCTCCGGCGCGGCTGCCCTTCATCTTCGGGCGCTTCGAGCGGGCCGTCTCGTCGCGGGAGTACGGGGGCCTGGGCCTGGGCCTCTTCATCGTGAGGGAGATTGTCTCCGCGCTGGGTGGCCGGGTGTCGGTGGAGAGCACGCAGGGCCAGGGCTCCCGCTTCACCGTGGAGCTGCCCAGGACGGGGCCGCCCGACGCGCGCGAGGCCCCGGAGCCGGTGGCCCAGGCCTGAAGCCCGGCCGCTGCTAGCGCGAGCGCGCGGCAGAGGGCATCATCTCCAAGAGCATCGGCAGGTGTTCCTCCTCCAGTCGCCTCCCCGGCCGGGTGCACAGCAGGAAGAGCGCGCAGTTCTCCACCTCGCGCACGTTGCCCGGCCGAAGCGTTTCTGCCTACGCCACCCTGTTCCGGACCTGCGTCTTCCCGGGCGCATCGAAGAGATTCGGTAGGGCCTTGGGGGTTATTCCGAGGCTACGGAGCAGTTCGTCAGCGATGTACCAAGCCAGGAGTGGAGGCACGCTGTTTCCGATCTGGCGGAAGGCTGGATTCATCGTGCCGGCGAAGCGGAATCCATCGGGGAACGACTGGAGGCGCGCGGCTTCCCGCACCGAGATCACCCGCTGCTGAGCCGAGTCGTAGTGGATGTGGCTGTATGTGTCTTTGCCGAGATGGGCCATCAGAGTTCGCGCGGGCTCATTGGCAGCCAACTTGCGCCATTTGTTGGGGAACTTTCCCGGATCGTACGGAGGAACGTAGTCAGCCTTGAGGCTCAAGTAGTCGGCTGCGCCCTCCAGCAGGGTGGTGCCAGCCCTCCGGCGTTTCCCCAGCTCCTTCTGGAACAGATCCATGGCTCGCGCATGGGCCTTCGGGTAGTCCTCACCCGGCTCCATGGCCTTGAAGAGCCGATAGTCCCGCTGGGTCAGGCAGCGGGTCACGTGATCCCTGAGGCGCCCATCGGACTTGAATTCAGGCCATTCCCTCATGAACCGTGCGTAGGCGCTGTGTGGGAGCTTCGTATGCGGAACTTGTCCATCCAGGTAACGTGCGCCGCGCCGATCCCGATTGTGCAGGTGATCCGTCAGTTCGGGCAGATCTGCCAGTGCTTCGTAGGCCGTCACGGCAGGGGGCGCGTCGACGTCGGCCACAGGGGGCGGCACGTACCAGGACCCCTTGCCCGAGGTCTTTGCCAGGACGTTCTTCAGGGCCACCATCCGGCTGCTGGAGTACCCCCGCGGGAAATCAACCTTCCGTGTCGGCACGGGGAAGCTGGGGTCGCCGCCGGTCTCCTTATGGACGGCGACGAGGAAGAACCTTTCGCGCATTTGCGGAACGCCGTAACTCGCGGCGTTCAGGAGGGTATAGGCACAGCGGTAGCCCATGGCCGCAAGCGACTCGCAGATTTCATCCCCCAGATTGTGCCCGCCCCAGTTGAGGATGTCGGGGACGTTCTCCATGACGAGAGCCAGCGGCTTGAGCGCTCGGACATACTGGAGGTAGGGCACATAGAGCGTGGCCCGGGGGTCCTGCTTGAAGGCTTCGGGATGTTGGAACACCTCGCGGAGCTTCGCCCTGCCAACCCGCGTGAAGGCCGGACACGGCGGACCGCCGACGATCAGATCGACACCCTTGTCGGGGGAGTGCTTCTGCAAGAACTCAAGAAGTTCTTTGGGCTTGTGCCGCAGGATGTCCTTGGCCATGGCGTGCCGGGCGTCCGGCGAGGCGCCACCTGACGAATGAAAGTTCAGCGCGTGCGACTCGGCTGCATGGCCGTCGACTTCCACCCCACCGACGCTGACACATCCCGCGCTGACGAAGCCGAGTGTGAGCCCACCACACCCGGAGAACAGGTCCAGCAGTCGAGGTGGCTCCCCCTTGCCTATCCTCGCGAGTTTCGCCTCGATGCCTGGAACCATGCCATCCGGGCTTATACCGCAGGGCCTCCGTGCGTC contains these protein-coding regions:
- a CDS encoding ATP-binding sensor histidine kinase, which gives rise to MLELPGYQEVQSVYSGPRYEVFRVRTDKGASHVVKTVRPGPLADSSADMLRHEHAMLVELRDVPGVSRTLGLVDLAGLPALVLEDAGPYSLQEWLRRGPPPVEAFLELAIGLSDVLGALHRKHVIHRDLNPANLVVAPDARRLVLIDFDLSTRVPGLVQAMGIPGGFEGTLQYIAPEQTGRMNRLVDHRADLYAMGATFYEMLTGEAPFLSADPAELVHALLAKPPVPPSERDPQLPAVLSEMVMKLLAKVPEERYQSARALAADLREAERRWHESGSIAPFELGRHDRARELVIPDTLFGRERELAALDAALARVREGAGACVLVKGLAGSGKSSLARAVHGRVSGWGRFLCGGCAPLRGHVPFAPWVEAFRCLVGGLQEEAPEAVAALRSRVQEALGTRGRVLTSLLPGLEALIGEQPPVVVLGPKEAESRFHLAFQSFLHALATREHPLVLWLDDLQWADAASLALLERVVLDPDLHHLLLLGAYRPEEAGPTHPLARTLESLRGAGVDFQSLELAPLDLTALESLCGDTLRCGPERASPLARCVLEKTAGNPFFVHSFLRHLHRTGLLTFDVERGTWEWDLDRIEKAEVTENVIELMLATIHHLPERTQRLLKVAACMRGPVDLWLLAAVVGAPVEDTAADLWSAIREGLLVPVGDVPRFHPTHEDTSVPVAARHANYRFVHGRVQQAAYSLLAEDERRRLHRDLGLQLWAEASESEVEQRLFEVVDHLNQGAERGASEAERHWLADLNLRAGRKSRDASAFDAALAWFLRALELLTPEAWHSHRERMFRLHRDAAECAQLTGDGPLAESLLEAAMAHAATPVEKADLFGLRMSACTLRRAHREALHWGRQGLRLLGLELPEGDATEAFQAEFAKVAEYRRGRSDGELLAAPPMTDPALLACMQLLMNAGVAAWFSDPPLFSFIYTRMLNLTLEHGNSVYSAYAYVCFGIIFGEVRGDFASGHPFSRLGVELSRRTANPREECRVLSAFLFYVHHWREPLRSALPLLRRGVTAGLESGEPQFVAYLLASTAFTRLRMGTELGRVRAEVESGLAFDRKSGQHAMADVHLAVRQAVRCLQGRTRERAGFDDDGFDARAFEDSARRDPTILCQYEVLRLQTSYLLGDLVGARKWARAAEAHLPFVRWLFTATEHAFYAALTLAASEEDAPAGERESLVARLEQDHRRLGAWAESSPGNFRHRHLLVSAELARVKVRHNEAMTLYDEAIDLAREEGFPQDEALANALAGRLYHALGRRKVATLYLRAAREGFARWGAKDVVAMLQEEFPDVQAPEMGSWDRPVTPPGEEPRGAALDLLSILKAAQTLSGEMALERLLEKLMAVCLEAAGAQRGALVLESQGALVLHAVGTVSEPVDLVRQPLAEARQVPDSLIGHAYRTGDLVVLGDAAHQGRFVSDAYVARERVKSALAVPIRRHARTVGVLYLENNLATQAFKPDRVQVLQLLSSQMAISLENSLLFEERKQAEESVRFLAECSMVLAESLDFEATLMRVARLASPVLGDGCTIDVVDEDGGLRRVVTMHADPALEAVARELHRDYPPDWNSPHPSTWAMKTKQPLLLPEVSESILTSMCRDARHASLIRSLRARTLMAVPLLARGRTLGAITFICASPGRRYNASDLALAQDLARRAAISLDNARLYRESQQAIHLRDEFLSIAAHELYTPITALQLSVQGLSRGGAAASPETVLRTARTTQAQTRRLAHLVDELLDVSRIQTGRLHLHLESVDLVAVVRDVVEGMKDAFTRAQSPLSLHLDSTCAGRWDRVRLEQVVTNLLSNALKFGAGRPIEVRLEEEDGRAWLEVVDQGIGIPPARLPFIFGRFERAVSSREYGGLGLGLFIVREIVSALGGRVSVESTQGQGSRFTVELPRTGPPDAREAPEPVAQA
- a CDS encoding DNA cytosine methyltransferase encodes the protein MISRLEQHAGKRDARRPCGISPDGMVPGIEAKLARIGKGEPPRLLDLFSGCGGLTLGFVSAGCVSVGGVEVDGHAAESHALNFHSSGGASPDARHAMAKDILRHKPKELLEFLQKHSPDKGVDLIVGGPPCPAFTRVGRAKLREVFQHPEAFKQDPRATLYVPYLQYVRALKPLALVMENVPDILNWGGHNLGDEICESLAAMGYRCAYTLLNAASYGVPQMRERFFLVAVHKETGGDPSFPVPTRKVDFPRGYSSSRMVALKNVLAKTSGKGSWYVPPPVADVDAPPAVTAYEALADLPELTDHLHNRDRRGARYLDGQVPHTKLPHSAYARFMREWPEFKSDGRLRDHVTRCLTQRDYRLFKAMEPGEDYPKAHARAMDLFQKELGKRRRAGTTLLEGAADYLSLKADYVPPYDPGKFPNKWRKLAANEPARTLMAHLGKDTYSHIHYDSAQQRVISVREAARLQSFPDGFRFAGTMNPAFRQIGNSVPPLLAWYIADELLRSLGITPKALPNLFDAPGKTQVRNRVA